The genomic segment AAATAAAAACGCATATCTTGGCGGGATTGAGAGAGAGCAATATCAAAGGAAGAAATGTACCGAGCACTGGTTGTAGAAGATCCCTTGCCATCCAACTCCTTGTTGGCCTCCGCAATCTTCTGGGCTGCGATAGCGATCGATTTTTTTTCTTGAGAATTCTTTTCTTTCTCAAAGTCTTTGGTGAGCTTTTCTCTTTTTAAGACTTCTTCGATGGCACTAGGCTTCTTTTCCGACATACTTTCATTATCTGTAACGAAATGAAATGTCAACTCATTACAAAAATTTTTATCCTTTCGCCCTTCTTAAAGCACAATTTGGTAGCCATTCACAGCGTAGGCAGATGGGATCTTCGGGGTTATACGTAGAAGGAGGGCAGATGTTCGCATCCGCAACCTGGTAATCTTGCAAGTACTTGATCTGGATAGAGTTGTCAGGCATGTGGGCCAATTTGGAAAGCAAAGACTCATTGGCTTTTTTCTGGTCCATAAATAGATCAGCTAAATTTGGCTCTGGCTTTCGTTCCGATTTTTTTGGGCCTTCCTCCTCTTCCCAATCCATCCCAGCCATATAAGAGAATTGGTTTTTGGGGAGTCTATCCTTTAGCATACGGTAAAATACTAATCCGACAAGGGCTCCACCCAAATGGCAGGTATTCGAAATTCCGCTATCTCCGAGAATGGTGAAGGCATAGCCTATAGCCAGTGAAACCCAAATGGCATTCTTTGCTTTAATTCTAAAAACAATGAGAAGAAGTTCAGATTGTGGGAACAATTCTCCAAAGACAGCTAACAAACCAAAGACGGCACCTGATGCTCCAATGGTAGGAATATTGGAATGATCTAACAAAATAATATTTCCGCCCAGGATAGAATTTAACAAAGCAGAAAAAACAACTAGCAAACCGCCACCTAATTGTGATAATGCGTAAAGAAGGACAAACTTTTGTTTGCCAAGGATAGGGATGAGATATGTGCCCAACATATAAAATCCATACATGTTGAACATGAGGTGAACTGGAATCGGGTAAGCAGTGGAGTGCAAAAATCCGTAGGTAACGACCTGCCAAAAAGCCCCATGTAGGACAAAGTCAGGAATCAATCCAAACCGAAATACGAGTTGTTGGTCTGCAAAATTTTGTAAGATGTACACTAAGCAGTTTATGATGAGGATTACATTGAGTGGGTGTGTGATAGGATTTCCAAACAGTTGTGCTTTTTCTTGTCGATTGCCGCTCATATCTTCATCCAATATTTAGTCGGGAGAGAAACAAACAAGGGAAATAAAAAAAGGGGGTTCCTTAACGGTTCCCCCCGGGAGTGATTTATGACAGAATCAGGCAACAGACCCTATCATGATTATCAATCCCTCCTATGATCGGAATTTCTGGAAAAAGAGTTAATGCTACGGGAAAAAATTACGCAATTTTTGAGAGTGAATACAAGGCCTCTCTGTTCAGAATGTCGATTTTGTTTTTTTCGATCGCAATAAAGTCTCTGGCTTTCAAGTCCGAAAGTGCGCGGACAAGGGTTTCTGTCTTGGTCCCAATGAGAGAGGCGAGGATGTCTCGCGTGATTTTGAGTTCCACCTGCCCTCGGTTTCCCTGTGCGTTATTCAGAACGAGCAAGATCTCAGCAACCTTCTCGTGAACCTGTTTGGTTCCTAAAGAGACAACCTGCTCCTCTGCTTCCCGCCACTCTTTGGCCATCTGGCGGAAGACTTCCTTTTGGAAGCTCGCATCGTCGTGTACGAGAGTTTCGATGAGGCTAGAGGCAACAAAACAAGCATGGGTCTCCTCCATAGCAACCGCATCGTGGTTGAATCTGCTTTCCGAAATGCAATCCCGAAAGCCTACCCAATCACCCGAGTTCTTAAGAGCAAAGGTCTGTTCTTTGCCCGAGGGAAGGTGGGCAAAGGTGCGCACGAGACCAGATTTGATGAAATAAAAGCCATCGGCAGGCTCCCCAGAATGGAAGAGATGCTCTCCCTTTTGGAAGATCTTGAAGCCTTTTTCTGCGTTGATCCTAGAAATGGTCTCGTGGGTCGCACAAAGTAGCACATTGTGATTTTTGTAATCACAATCAAAACAATCTGGTATTTGATGATCATCCATAAACGACCCTTTGACTGTAACACCAGAGGAAAAGATGTCTAGCAAAAATTAGAAGACTTCTAAATTGTTTTCATCTCCCAAGAAATATGGGGTTTCTCTTTTCGCGAACGCTTGTTAACGTTTCGCGGAAGTCTTCGGAGAGGAAATTCTTTGCCTGAGACTTTGCCTCTTTTTTTAAGGCTTGGTCGAGAGCCCTTTCGTCGTATAGATTTTTTTTCAATTCCTGAAGAGCCAAAGGAGCCGCCTCCACTAAGCTGACTGCATATTGGTAGGCTTTTTCATACACGTTTTCCTTGGGATGCACTTCTGAGGCTAGACCCCATTGTAAAGCCTCCGCTCCCCCGAATGTTTCTCCCGTCACGAGCAAACGAACTCCCAATGCTTTTCCAAGAAGCTCTGGTGCCAGGTAACTACTGCCCATACCTGGGTGGATACCTAAGCGCACAAAGTTAAAGGAGAACTTCCCTTCCTTCGCAAAAATCCGCAAATCGCAGGCAAAGGCGAGGGAGAGACCGGCGCCGATGGCGTGCCCGTTTACCGCCGCAATGATGGGACAAGGGAGTTTTCTCACGGACAAGAAAAAACTATAAAATTTCCTCATATCACGTTTGTTTTGCGAGTATGTTTTTTCGGAGAAGGATCTGAGCAAGTTCAAATCTCCTCCCGCACAAAAGACAGCATTCCGTCCAGAAAGGATTACAACTCTCGGAGGAGTTTTGGACTTACGGATGATTTCGATGGCTTGCGAAAATTCCTCGCCCATCTTCCAAGTCATGGCGTTCCGAGACTCTGGGTTGTGTAAGAAGAGGGAAATGATCTTTCCACCTTCTGTTTCCTCGATTTCTAAGTATTGGAATTGTTTGGGTTTAAATAGCGATGTCATTCAACTGAAAGCCTTCATACCACAATTTGTCTACTAAGGAAAGTGGTTTGTTTCCGATGCCTAGATTTTCATAGTAATCCAAAAGAATGTCTAAGTGGATAGATTCCTCTATCTTATGATCCCATTTGGCTTGGTCTATGCCTTTGCTGACCAAAGCCTCTTTGCGGATTAAGTTTTTAAAATACTCAGGTTTACCAGAAAAAATGAGATGAGCAGAAATCAGATCAAAACGAATGGTATCCACGATCTTACGTAAGGAATCTTCGCTCTCCAAAAAATACCGCGAGGCAACTTCTGTTTGGAAATAATCTGACCAGCTGATGATATCCGGTAAAACACCTGTTTCTTTTTTGATTCTTTCTTGTATCTCTTCCTCGGTGAAGAGTGTCGTTGCGAAACGATCCACAATTTCATAGAGTTCAATCAAAATGGAGACTTTTTCCTGGTTCAGAAGGCCTTGTCGAATCATGGGAAGAAGTTCTGGATTTACCTGATTGGGAATGCTCACTGCCATATACTTCCTCTTTCGGCGCATTCTGTCGTTTCCGAGACCAAAATTTCGCAAAAGGGGTTCATTTTTGGGAGAGTCCTGATTCGATAATTAACATATGGCGATCGGCAGAACAGACACGATGCAGGAATTGATCACAATTCTTGAATCTTATTTTGAAGAGACTATCATCGGTTCTGATGTCAACATCGTTAAACACCTGTTTTATTATCTAAAAGCAGATAATCGTGAGTTTGAATTCATTTATGAGGAAGAGCCACTCATTGCTGCAGTTGAGGATATCCAAACAAGTACGGTAATGTTAACCATTCCTGACTTTGTAGAGAAAGGATCGAGAAGAGCAAGAGTTCGATTCGAAGTGATGAATATCAACTATCAATTTGAGGTAGTGATCAACGATATCCATCACGATAGAATCATCATTCGTACTCCTACAGAATTACAGAGTTACCAACTCAGGACCAATAAAAGAATTCCCGTAGATGACCTTTTCATGAATTTTATCATACTATTTCGATCATTAGCTGGTGGATCGCGGGAAGTCGGTAAAAATCTTTATGCTGAAAGTAGATTTCCCAATTTAATGAAAGAAATTAGGAGAGATCGACCAGATTTAAAATTACTCAATTTAATTCTCACAGAGGCAATCCAAAAAGTATCCAAAGATTACGATATTGTCTTTTTTAAAGATGCAGATTTTCAAACCGATGCGGAGAAGTTTTTAGAAAATGCAATCAGAGAAACAGGAAAAACGTTTTATGTAGCAGATTGCAACTCTATCGATTCTTATATTAAAGAATACAAAAGCGATGTATTGTTCAGTTTTTCCTGGGAATACCAATCGATGTGTAATGAAATCGGAGAGGAATTGGCTTTCGAGTTTTTTGAAACAATACGAAAGAATGAATCAAGGAACTTTTTTGTATCCTATGTAATTGCACCGATACGATTATATGATGATGTTGTCGGCTATATAAAGGCCTACTCCACCGCAATGGATCGTTTCACCATTGCTCCAACTCAAGCAATGTATGTCCATGAATTGAGTGAAATTATTAGTTATGCATTCACAAAGGTTGCGATTCAAGTTGGGAGCTTTGAAACCATGCAAAGCACCACTAGGGTTGTGGACATTTCTTTAGATGGTTTGCTATTTGAAATCCATGATAGAAGGTTATTTCAATACTTAAAACGTCACAACATTATCAAAATGTTTATTCCTCTGCGTCGAGAGAGAATGTTAATCCTTCGGGGAGAAATCATACGATTTTTAGATAGAGGTGATTACTTCCATCTGGGTGTGAATTATTTTAGTGCTGCCCCAGATGACCTCTTGTATTTAGAAGAATTTTTGTTTGAGAAAAGTATGAAAATACTATCGGAGTAGGCCGGCTTCTTTTTCTGCTCTTCTAATCGCATCTAGAAGCTCGTCTGGAATCTCAGAATCACCTGTGTTATAGATTCTCAACAGTTTGCCATGATCGATTAACTTTGTTCGGTAGTCCAAACGTTCTTTATCATTTGTTGCGTCTTTTAATCTCGAGTGGTAAAATTCGCAGGCCAACTTATGTAGATAATAGTCAGATTTTTTGATGCTCAAAGCTTTATCTAAGTGTGATTGTGCTTCCTCACGTAAGCGCTCCATCTCCTTTCGATTGTCAATACCCGATGCCATGTTGCTTGCTCTTTTAAATTGAAGAAAAGAAATTTCAAAACTATACAACCAAGCCTCAAAGTTCTTTGGATCGGAAATCCTTGTTTCTTTTGCAACTTCAGGAAGTATTTTGAAGGTATTGGGATTTTCTTTTAATTCTATTTTGTAATAGTATAACAAGAATCGCATATACTCTAAGAGAAAAATCATTTTTTCCTGTTGGTTGGAAAATCTTTCTTTATTCTTCCATGCTAGGTTAAATTCATTGGCAGCTGAAACATATCCTTCTCCATCTAACCAGTGTACTTTACCCAAAGCAAAATGCGAGTCTGGATACTTTGTGTCCAAAGAAATAGACTTTTTGTACATTCGGATTGCTTCATCCATTTTGCCTTTAGCAACAAAATAATCACCTTGCTTTTTAAACAAAACAGCTTCTTCATATTTGGTCGTGTCAAGAGGGAGTGCTGCAGATACTGGGCGGTCCTCGATCAATCTTAGGTAACCTTCCCCTCTTACCTGCCAGCCAAAAAAGGTTGTCTTAAAAACCGATTTAACAGTGATTTCTCCAACAATGTTTCCGTCTCGGTAGGTTCTGTGGTCTGAATTTTTTTCTAGCAAGTAGAGCGTTTGTCCAGGCCTTAGGCCCTTATCGCTTTGCACTTTTATGGTTACGGTATCTGGTCTAGTATCGACCTGGAGCTCTGCTGCAATTTTATGTTTATCAGCTTCAAAGTAACTAGCCTTTTCTACTCCCACGACATCACCCACAATGATCATACGACTCGGGTTAAGACTCCCTTGGCTTCGAAAGGCAAAGGCCAGCTGTCCCTCCGCCGCTTGCGCAAATAGAAAGGAAAACGGTAGGAGAAAAAAGAAAGGAATCAAGTAAGCAAAAGCTCTCACTAAGATTTCTATCGGCAAAAAAACAGAGCTAACGATTTAGATTTTTTGTTTCAGGTCTCGGCAAATTTTCAAAAAATAGGCGATTTGCTCTTCCGTAATGCCAGAGTTTAAGCTAATTCTTAAACGGGGACTTGGTACTGTGGGTGGCCGAATTGCTCTTACGTCAAAGCCCATATCCTTTAGTTTTCTAGAGAAAGTGAGTGTTTCTTCCTCATCTCGGAATAAGATAGGGATGATATGGGACTCAGTGTTCGTGAGTTCACAACCTATCTCTTTCAAGCCCGTACGTAAGGTCTGCGAGATCAGATGTAGGTGTTTTCTTTCTTTGTCTGCCCGCCTTACCAATTGCAAACTTATGCGTCCGCTGGCTGGGATTAAAGGGAGAGGAGCAGTGCTGTAGATAAAGGATCGCATACGATTTGTAAGGTACTCTTTGCCTAACCGTGTTGTGGAAATCATTCCGCCTTCTAAGCCAAAGGCTTTTCCTAGAGTATAAACTCGGAAGTCAATCTCTTTGATCTCACTTTCAGTAAGCTCCGAAAAGATCTTTCCCTTACCTTCAGGACCATAAACACCAAGAGCATGTGCTTCGTCTAACACAAGTACACATGAATATTTCTGTTTGAGAAACAAAAGTTTTTTTAAATTAGGAGAATCTCCATCCATACTGAATAAAGTCTCAGAGACTATGATCTTTCTTTTGCTTTTTTCTGAAGGAGACGCTTCGAGTTTTTCCAATTGTTCCTCGAGGTGATTACAATCTAGGTGGTGGAAGTATTTTTTCTTTGCTCCTGATATTCGGATTCCATCTAAAATAGAGGCATGGTTGAGTCGATCAGTAAAAACATAGGTTTGTGAATCTGCGATTGTATCGATTAGACCCATATTTGCTATGAATCCATTGGCTACAAAGAGTGAATCTTCTGAATGAATGAACTGTGAAAACTCAGCTTCAAAATCATCAATCTCAGTTCGATGACCCCTCACCAAACGGGCAGCTGTTGAACCTGCACCCAATTGATCCAAGTTTTGGTGCATAGCTTGCAGTAACTCTGGATGTTTTGATAAACCTAAATAATCATTGGAACAAAAATCTAAATTAGCAATTGGATATGGCTTTCTATAAAGATGTTTGGATATGATATGAGATAAATCAGATTGTATCTCTGACCAAAAATTTGCCATCTTTGTTAAAAAAAAAGAACTTCAGAAAAATGAGAAGTCCTTTTCTCAAACAGATTGCAAATCAATGAAAACCTAGAGAACTGGACTTTATGCTGACAATCATTCTCCTTATTTTTTCCAACATCTTTATGACCTTTGCCTGGTATGGGCATTTAAAATATCTAAAAAACCACCAAATGATAGCAGTGATTTTTATCTCGTGGGGGATCGCATTTTTTGAATATGTTCTGATGGTGCCTGCCAACCGTATTGGCTATACGGAATACAAATTCGCTGGCTTTCAACTTAAAATCTTACAGGAATTGATAACTCTTATCGTCTTTATTGTTTTTGCTATTTTTGTTCTTGGAGAAAAGATTAAATGGAATTACATCGTTAGCTTTATTTGTTTATTCTTAGCTGTCCTCTTTGCCTTTGCCTTCAACAATGAATCAAACAGCTAACAAAAAATCCACAAGCTGAGAGGCAAGTTGCTCCTTGGGGAGTGGGCCTATTTCTTTTTGTGGTCCCAAAGCATTAAAAATTGTAATCGTGGAATCAGCTTCACCAAAGCCTTTCCCCTGACCTACATAATTGCCAACTATCCATTGGATGTTCTTTTTTTTAATTTTTCCTAGAGCGTGCTCCTTTAACAATTGGGTCTCAGCCGCAAAACCAACCCTCAGTACATTCTGTAGGTTTTGGCTGTTCACATATTCAGATGCTTGCATCAAAATATCTGGATTTTCTTCAAGCTCGAGTAGTAAACCTTTCTTTGTGCCAGAGGAATTTTCTTTTTTGATCTTGTGCTCTGCCGTCATGATCGGCCGAAAGTCTGCAGGAGCCGCAGCCATGATTAGCAGGCTATCATGTGTGAGCTCTGTCAACACCTGGTCTCGCATTTGTATCGTGGTTTCGACAGATAGATTCTTTGCACCAGGAACTTTAGAATATGCCTCCATGGTGATCCCATGGATATAAACAACTTCTGGGATGTTTTTTGTTAGGCAATGTTTTGCAATGTGAAAACCCATCTTTCCAGAAGAGGCATTGGATATATAACGGACAGGGTCGATCCACTCACGCGTAGGGCCAGATGTTATGATGATTTTTTTAAAGGATGCCATCAACTAATCTGTTTTTGGTGCAAGGATATGATTTCTGATTCTATCTGCTCGATACTTGCTAGTTTTCCATAACCTTCATCGCCACAGACGACAATGCCTTTATCTGGACGTACAATATGCACACCGTCTGATTCCAAAATTTTTAAATTTCGTTGGACAGCTGGATGCATATACATCCCAGGATTCATAGATGGAGCGATGAGCACCGGACTTGTGTTGGCCAAATACGTGGAAGTAACTAAATCATCCGCAATACCATTTGCTAATTTGCCTATAATGTTTGCGGATGCAGGTACAACAGCAAACACAGAAGCAATATTTTTGATTTCTATATGAGCCATGCCAGTATCAAACTCATCAATCCTTACTTCTTTGCCTGTAAGGGCTTCAAATGTAATTTTGCCCACAAATTCAGTTGCATGTTTTGTCATGATCACGCGAACAGGTAAAGATTTTTTAGAGAGACTTCTCACTAAATCACAAGTTTTATAGGCCGCAATTGACCCACTAACAGCAATTATGATTTCTTTTGTCATGATCAGCGATCCTCCAAAGAAGATTCTCTCTCAACCTCGGATTCTTCTTCCTGTGAGATATCACCCTTCGGTGTAAAGGAAATGGATACAATTTTGTTTCCTTCCATTTTCTTTACCTTTAAAGTACCACGTTTGATTTTTATGGTACTGCCTTCTTTTGGCATGTCCTCATTTTTATCCAAGAAAAAACCTGCTATGGTCCTCACCTCTTGCAAATCGTCAGGCTCCTCGCCTTCCAATATATACATGAGACTGTCGATTTCAGTTTCGCCATCCAAAACAATTGTTTTAGATTTTTTGACAAGCGGCACATCATTTTCATCAGTATCTGTCTCATCGCGAATTTCACCAAAAAATTCTTCGATGATATCTTCCAAAGTCAAAAGCCCCGCTACACCACCATATTCATCGATCACAATGGCCATGTGTTGTTTTTTCTCTCGGAGTTTCTTCATGACTCTTTCGATAGACATTGATTCTGGAACTAGAGCAAAATGCTTTTCCATAATCGCTGTTATCTTTTCTTTTTTACCTTTACTGGTCATGTGTTCTGCTTGCCACTTCAAGTACTTTTGAACATGAACAATGCCCGTAATTTTATCTAAAGTTTGGTCATAAACTGGATATCGAGAGAAATTGTGTTCCGCAATCAGAGGCAACATTTTATCAATTGTAGAATCTTGCGAAATACCAACTATGGAAAGCCTATGCGTCATTACATCTTTTGCAGTGTGTTCTGAAAAATCAAAGGTCTTCTGGATTAAACGCATCTCTTCATTATCAATACGTCCCTGTTTCCTTTGCTCCTCGATAATGATCATAAGTTCTTCCGCAGAATGAACATATTTATCTCCTGTCCTTTGCAGTCGAAACAATGTGAGCACTCCACCAGACAGCCGATTCATGACGAAGGTCACCGGGAAAAAAAGATAATAAAAAACCCACATCGGAAATGCAACACCCAGGGCAATACTTTCTGTATTTTGAATCGCGAGGGTCTTTGGAACAAGCTCACCTAGGATTACGTGAAAAAGAGTAATAAATCCAAATGCAAAAGCTATCGCTATGCTATGAATTGTAACGGGATCAACAGGAAACTGAAAGAGTAAAAAAGTATTGATGATGATTCTGCTAAAAATCTCTTCCCCAATCCAACCTAACAAAAGACTAGCGATCGTTATCCCAACCTGACAAACAGATAACATATCATCTAGTTTGGTGATAGCCTTTTTTGTGAGCAAGGCCATGGAACGATTTTCTTTCACTAGCTCTTCCAAACGGGAGGGCCTAAGCGAAACCATTGCAAATTCAGCCGCTACAAAGAAGCCGTTAATGAAGACAAGTGAGAGGATGAGGAAAATGCCTAAAAATTCCACAAAACACCAGAGGGGATAGATGCGACAAAAGAAATGAAGTGATAACTATGGGGGTCCATTGAGGATCTAGAAACCTTCCTCCTTAGAAGGCGGATTAGACATAGAATTGTATCCTAGCACCCGATTGTCAGCATCATTTTTTGGAAATTCTCAGCCTCTAAGGCCAGAGTTCCCAATTTATGTCAGATATTACAGAGGAGACTGCGTAAACAAAATCCCCTCATCTTTTGATCGAAAGAATTCTGAATAGGCATTTGGGCTGGTGTAATCTGCATACCTCCATTTAGGTTGGTACAAGATCCATCTGGTTCCCGAATGTAACCAAAACCTCAGCCAATCCAAATGTGTTGCGGGCTCCTCCCAAAAGGATTTTCCCAAAACCGTTTGTGAATAAAAAATAGTTTTCGGTACGGTGCGGTAATCTATCCGACGGTACATTCTAAACAAAGATATCTCATCCCAATTCCCTTCACTGGATTTACAAGACCAGGTTCGGTCAATGCCTAGGTCCGTATTTTTATTGCTGGAAACAAAGTCCCAAAGGTGGGCCCTCTCTTTATCTTTCAAAATCCTTGAGCCTTCAAAGTACGCTTTGTCCACCAACTGTACTGTCCCACTTGGGAATTGGGAAGCAGAGAAAGGACAATTCCAAGAGACAATGCTTTGTGGTTTTATAATCTCCATCGATGGGAAAAGAAAGACAAAGGAACTGATTTGTTTCTCACCAAAATCCTTTTTTAGGGATTTGAGTGTGATCAATCCTTCATAGTTTCCGTAGAATTGGATCTGTTCTGCATCCTTTACTGAGGTGGTCATCTCTCGAACTGCTTCTAAAACTTCAAAACTGTCTGAACGATTGTTTCGAATCTCTTTCCATACCAAGGCATTTTTCTTTGCTTCCTTTGGTTGGTATAAAAAAACAAAAAGCGAATCTCGAAAAGGCATAACGAACACAGCTGGCACTTTTGCAGAATCGAGTGCTTTGTGTACGGATTCTTCGTCCATTTTTGTTAGATAAGCCGATTCAGTTATGCGTGATT from the Leptospira ryugenii genome contains:
- a CDS encoding flavoprotein, with translation MTKEIIIAVSGSIAAYKTCDLVRSLSKKSLPVRVIMTKHATEFVGKITFEALTGKEVRIDEFDTGMAHIEIKNIASVFAVVPASANIIGKLANGIADDLVTSTYLANTSPVLIAPSMNPGMYMHPAVQRNLKILESDGVHIVRPDKGIVVCGDEGYGKLASIEQIESEIISLHQKQIS
- a CDS encoding rhomboid family intramembrane serine protease — encoded protein: MSGNRQEKAQLFGNPITHPLNVILIINCLVYILQNFADQQLVFRFGLIPDFVLHGAFWQVVTYGFLHSTAYPIPVHLMFNMYGFYMLGTYLIPILGKQKFVLLYALSQLGGGLLVVFSALLNSILGGNIILLDHSNIPTIGASGAVFGLLAVFGELFPQSELLLIVFRIKAKNAIWVSLAIGYAFTILGDSGISNTCHLGGALVGLVFYRMLKDRLPKNQFSYMAGMDWEEEEGPKKSERKPEPNLADLFMDQKKANESLLSKLAHMPDNSIQIKYLQDYQVADANICPPSTYNPEDPICLRCEWLPNCALRRAKG
- a CDS encoding phosphopantothenoylcysteine decarboxylase domain-containing protein, whose product is MASFKKIIITSGPTREWIDPVRYISNASSGKMGFHIAKHCLTKNIPEVVYIHGITMEAYSKVPGAKNLSVETTIQMRDQVLTELTHDSLLIMAAAPADFRPIMTAEHKIKKENSSGTKKGLLLELEENPDILMQASEYVNSQNLQNVLRVGFAAETQLLKEHALGKIKKKNIQWIVGNYVGQGKGFGEADSTITIFNALGPQKEIGPLPKEQLASQLVDFLLAV
- a CDS encoding hemolysin family protein; protein product: MEFLGIFLILSLVFINGFFVAAEFAMVSLRPSRLEELVKENRSMALLTKKAITKLDDMLSVCQVGITIASLLLGWIGEEIFSRIIINTFLLFQFPVDPVTIHSIAIAFAFGFITLFHVILGELVPKTLAIQNTESIALGVAFPMWVFYYLFFPVTFVMNRLSGGVLTLFRLQRTGDKYVHSAEELMIIIEEQRKQGRIDNEEMRLIQKTFDFSEHTAKDVMTHRLSIVGISQDSTIDKMLPLIAEHNFSRYPVYDQTLDKITGIVHVQKYLKWQAEHMTSKGKKEKITAIMEKHFALVPESMSIERVMKKLREKKQHMAIVIDEYGGVAGLLTLEDIIEEFFGEIRDETDTDENDVPLVKKSKTIVLDGETEIDSLMYILEGEEPDDLQEVRTIAGFFLDKNEDMPKEGSTIKIKRGTLKVKKMEGNKIVSISFTPKGDISQEEESEVERESSLEDR
- a CDS encoding tetratricopeptide repeat protein, giving the protein MRAFAYLIPFFFLLPFSFLFAQAAEGQLAFAFRSQGSLNPSRMIIVGDVVGVEKASYFEADKHKIAAELQVDTRPDTVTIKVQSDKGLRPGQTLYLLEKNSDHRTYRDGNIVGEITVKSVFKTTFFGWQVRGEGYLRLIEDRPVSAALPLDTTKYEEAVLFKKQGDYFVAKGKMDEAIRMYKKSISLDTKYPDSHFALGKVHWLDGEGYVSAANEFNLAWKNKERFSNQQEKMIFLLEYMRFLLYYYKIELKENPNTFKILPEVAKETRISDPKNFEAWLYSFEISFLQFKRASNMASGIDNRKEMERLREEAQSHLDKALSIKKSDYYLHKLACEFYHSRLKDATNDKERLDYRTKLIDHGKLLRIYNTGDSEIPDELLDAIRRAEKEAGLLR
- a CDS encoding DUF1577 domain-containing protein translates to MAIGRTDTMQELITILESYFEETIIGSDVNIVKHLFYYLKADNREFEFIYEEEPLIAAVEDIQTSTVMLTIPDFVEKGSRRARVRFEVMNINYQFEVVINDIHHDRIIIRTPTELQSYQLRTNKRIPVDDLFMNFIILFRSLAGGSREVGKNLYAESRFPNLMKEIRRDRPDLKLLNLILTEAIQKVSKDYDIVFFKDADFQTDAEKFLENAIRETGKTFYVADCNSIDSYIKEYKSDVLFSFSWEYQSMCNEIGEELAFEFFETIRKNESRNFFVSYVIAPIRLYDDVVGYIKAYSTAMDRFTIAPTQAMYVHELSEIISYAFTKVAIQVGSFETMQSTTRVVDISLDGLLFEIHDRRLFQYLKRHNIIKMFIPLRRERMLILRGEIIRFLDRGDYFHLGVNYFSAAPDDLLYLEEFLFEKSMKILSE
- a CDS encoding aminotransferase class I/II-fold pyridoxal phosphate-dependent enzyme, producing the protein MANFWSEIQSDLSHIISKHLYRKPYPIANLDFCSNDYLGLSKHPELLQAMHQNLDQLGAGSTAARLVRGHRTEIDDFEAEFSQFIHSEDSLFVANGFIANMGLIDTIADSQTYVFTDRLNHASILDGIRISGAKKKYFHHLDCNHLEEQLEKLEASPSEKSKRKIIVSETLFSMDGDSPNLKKLLFLKQKYSCVLVLDEAHALGVYGPEGKGKIFSELTESEIKEIDFRVYTLGKAFGLEGGMISTTRLGKEYLTNRMRSFIYSTAPLPLIPASGRISLQLVRRADKERKHLHLISQTLRTGLKEIGCELTNTESHIIPILFRDEEETLTFSRKLKDMGFDVRAIRPPTVPSPRLRISLNSGITEEQIAYFLKICRDLKQKI
- a CDS encoding DMT family protein — protein: MLTIILLIFSNIFMTFAWYGHLKYLKNHQMIAVIFISWGIAFFEYVLMVPANRIGYTEYKFAGFQLKILQELITLIVFIVFAIFVLGEKIKWNYIVSFICLFLAVLFAFAFNNESNS
- a CDS encoding Crp/Fnr family transcriptional regulator, with amino-acid sequence MDDHQIPDCFDCDYKNHNVLLCATHETISRINAEKGFKIFQKGEHLFHSGEPADGFYFIKSGLVRTFAHLPSGKEQTFALKNSGDWVGFRDCISESRFNHDAVAMEETHACFVASSLIETLVHDDASFQKEVFRQMAKEWREAEEQVVSLGTKQVHEKVAEILLVLNNAQGNRGQVELKITRDILASLIGTKTETLVRALSDLKARDFIAIEKNKIDILNREALYSLSKIA
- a CDS encoding enoyl-CoA hydratase/isomerase family protein; its protein translation is MTSLFKPKQFQYLEIEETEGGKIISLFLHNPESRNAMTWKMGEEFSQAIEIIRKSKTPPRVVILSGRNAVFCAGGDLNLLRSFSEKTYSQNKRDMRKFYSFFLSVRKLPCPIIAAVNGHAIGAGLSLAFACDLRIFAKEGKFSFNFVRLGIHPGMGSSYLAPELLGKALGVRLLVTGETFGGAEALQWGLASEVHPKENVYEKAYQYAVSLVEAAPLALQELKKNLYDERALDQALKKEAKSQAKNFLSEDFRETLTSVREKRNPIFLGR